The following are encoded together in the Glycine max cultivar Williams 82 chromosome 8, Glycine_max_v4.0, whole genome shotgun sequence genome:
- the LOC113002322 gene encoding protein FAR1-RELATED SEQUENCE 5 — protein sequence MMLLNSMKAVGMGTPQIFGSIANQCGGYDRVGYRIKDMYNQTGRQQRLKNVDGKLALKCLSSLSVNDPLMFFHHTIDDENRLQHLFWRDGTMQMNYPMFSDVLAFDATYRNNKYECPLVVFYDVNHHNKTMVFGVAIVSNETKEIHVWLLEKLLEAMKGKPPMFVITNGDLAMRNSIRKVFPNAYNCLCA from the coding sequence atgatgttgttgaATAGTATGAAAGCAGTTGGAATGGGAACCCCACAAATTTTTGGTTCTATTGCAAATCAATGTGGAGGCTATGATAGGGTGGGATATCGTATCAAGGACATGTATAACCAAACTGGAAGACAACAAAGGTTGAAAAATGTGGATGGTAAATTAGCATTGAAATGTTTGAGTAGTTTGAGTGTGAATGACCCTTTAATGTTCTTCCATCACACAATTGATGATGAGAATAGACTACAACACTTGTTTTGGCGTGATGGCACAATGCAAATGAATTATCCCATGTTTAGTGATGTTTTGGCATTTGATGCCACATATAGAAATAATAAGTATGAATGCCCTCTAGTTGTATTTTACGATGTTAACCATCATAATAAGACAATGGTGTTTGGTGTTGCAATTGTTTCTAATGAAACTAAGGAAATACATGTCTGGCTCCTTGAAAAACTTTTAGAAGCTATGAAAGGGAAACCCCCAATGTTTGTCATCACAAATGGAGATCTTGCAATGAGGAATTCAATTAGAAAAGTGTTTCCTAATGCTTATAATTGTTTGTGTGCATGA